A DNA window from Gammaproteobacteria bacterium contains the following coding sequences:
- a CDS encoding ankyrin repeat domain-containing protein yields the protein MDTRRPGALVAALVLALLVSAATPPDSPVADAAMRGDQGSVRALLQQGADVNAAQGDGMTALHWAADRGDLEMARMLVYAGAGLEAVTRMAEYTPLHLASRAGHGAVVRALLEAGSDPAAPTGSGGATALHLAAAAGDAEAVAALIEHGADVDAREQRAEQTPLIFAAAQNRVEAIRALIAGGADPSLATTVVDMVELEESLRGGEQDRVRQQINAQLAARAAQEQKEEGEEEEKPAEAPKPLSMGQQVGHMGGMTALLHAARQGHAGAVEALLDAGSDIDQVSADGTTPIFIAALNGHFDMALALLERGADPNLANHAGGTPLFATINQQWIPKTGYAQPNVHLQQHATHMEVMEALLRAGADPNTRLSKRLWFTQYGGSILSVNMIGATPFWRASYAADVAAMRLLVAYGADHRVPTQRPPPRRRIAWDEDPGADKSGIPAVPVGGPGIYPIHAASGVGYGQGFAANAHRHAPDGWMPAMRYLVDELGADVNVRDHDAYNALHHAASRGDTEMIRFLVERGADVMAISRIGQTTADMANGPYQRTTPYPDAIALLESFGSLNNNNCQSC from the coding sequence ATGGATACGCGAAGGCCCGGGGCGCTCGTGGCCGCCCTGGTCCTGGCCCTCCTGGTTTCGGCGGCGACGCCGCCGGACTCGCCGGTCGCAGACGCGGCCATGCGCGGCGATCAAGGGTCGGTGCGCGCGCTGCTCCAGCAGGGGGCCGACGTCAACGCCGCCCAGGGCGACGGCATGACCGCGCTCCACTGGGCGGCCGACCGCGGCGACCTCGAAATGGCCCGCATGCTCGTCTACGCGGGCGCCGGCCTGGAGGCGGTGACCCGCATGGCCGAGTACACGCCACTGCACCTGGCCAGCCGGGCGGGCCACGGGGCGGTGGTGCGCGCCCTGCTCGAGGCGGGGAGCGACCCGGCGGCGCCTACCGGCAGCGGCGGCGCCACCGCGCTGCACCTGGCGGCCGCCGCGGGTGATGCGGAAGCGGTCGCCGCGCTCATCGAGCACGGGGCCGACGTGGACGCGCGCGAGCAGCGGGCCGAGCAGACGCCGCTCATCTTCGCCGCGGCGCAGAACCGGGTGGAGGCGATCCGGGCGCTGATCGCGGGAGGGGCCGACCCGTCGCTCGCCACCACGGTGGTGGATATGGTCGAGCTGGAGGAGTCGCTCCGCGGCGGCGAACAGGACCGAGTGCGCCAGCAGATCAACGCCCAGCTCGCCGCCAGGGCGGCGCAGGAACAGAAGGAAGAGGGCGAAGAGGAAGAGAAGCCGGCCGAGGCGCCCAAGCCCCTCTCCATGGGGCAGCAGGTCGGGCACATGGGCGGCATGACCGCCCTGCTGCACGCGGCGCGCCAGGGTCACGCCGGGGCCGTCGAGGCGCTTCTCGACGCAGGCAGCGACATCGATCAGGTCAGCGCGGACGGGACCACGCCCATCTTCATCGCCGCCCTGAACGGCCACTTCGACATGGCCCTCGCGCTGCTGGAGCGCGGCGCCGACCCGAACCTGGCCAACCACGCGGGCGGCACGCCCCTCTTCGCCACCATCAACCAGCAGTGGATCCCCAAGACCGGGTACGCCCAGCCCAACGTTCACCTCCAGCAGCACGCCACCCACATGGAGGTCATGGAGGCGCTCCTGCGGGCGGGGGCCGACCCGAACACGCGGCTCTCCAAGCGGCTCTGGTTCACCCAGTACGGCGGGAGCATCCTGAGCGTCAACATGATCGGCGCAACGCCCTTCTGGCGCGCCTCCTACGCGGCCGACGTCGCAGCGATGCGGCTGCTGGTCGCGTACGGGGCCGACCACCGCGTGCCGACGCAGCGACCGCCTCCGCGCCGCCGCATCGCCTGGGACGAGGATCCGGGCGCGGACAAGTCGGGGATTCCCGCAGTGCCGGTCGGCGGCCCGGGCATCTATCCCATTCACGCGGCTTCCGGTGTCGGCTACGGGCAGGGGTTCGCGGCCAACGCCCACCGCCACGCGCCCGACGGCTGGATGCCCGCGATGCGCTACCTGGTGGATGAGTTGGGGGCGGACGTGAACGTGCGTGATCACGACGCCTACAACGCGCTGCATCACGCGGCTTCCCGCGGAGACACCGAGATGATCCGCTTCCTGGTGGAACGCGGCGCGGACGTGATGGCGATCAGCCGCATCGGCCAGACGACCGCCGACATGGCTAACGGGCCCTACCAGCGCACCACGCCCTATCCGGACGCGATCGCGCTGCTGGAGTCGTTCGGTTCCCTGAACAACAACAACTGCCAGTCCTGCTGA
- a CDS encoding DUF1552 domain-containing protein: MNFLTGKHIHRRTFLRGMGGSLALPLLDAMVPAGAGWARASANLEKTRFIAVEIVHGASGCTEWGATQNLWSPAKTGRDFDLSPTAMKSLAPFQDYLTIVSNTDVRMADAYTSPEIGGDHFRSSATFLTQAHAKQTEGSDVFVGTSMDQLFAQRFGQETPIPSMQLCIENVDQAGGCAYGYACVYTDTLSWASPTEPLPMIRDPRVAFDMLFGAGGTPEARAERRQANRSILDWIAGEVAELRMVLAGEDRVRLEQYLDNVRELERRIQMIEEQNASGQERALPEAPAGVPDSFTEHLQLMFDLQVLAFQTDMTRVFTLKLSRDATNRVYPESGLDLPFHPTSHHGNNHEEILKFQQFNEFFTGQMLYLLEKMDESMDGDASLLDRSMVLYGSPMGDPNVHNHRRVPMFLAGKANGQLEGNLHLHAPDDTPMANVMLTMLHKLGLDDLEDFGDSTGEFALSLPAVAAADASSSSR; encoded by the coding sequence ATGAACTTCCTCACCGGCAAACACATCCACCGGCGTACCTTCCTGCGCGGGATGGGCGGATCCCTCGCGCTCCCGCTCCTGGACGCCATGGTGCCCGCGGGCGCGGGATGGGCCCGGGCTTCGGCCAACCTGGAGAAGACCCGCTTCATCGCCGTCGAGATCGTGCACGGCGCCTCCGGGTGCACGGAGTGGGGAGCGACCCAGAACCTGTGGTCGCCCGCGAAGACCGGCCGCGACTTCGACCTGAGCCCCACGGCCATGAAGTCGCTCGCCCCCTTCCAGGACTACCTCACCATCGTGAGCAACACGGACGTGCGCATGGCGGACGCCTACACCTCGCCCGAGATCGGCGGGGATCACTTCCGCTCGAGCGCGACCTTCCTCACCCAGGCGCACGCGAAACAGACCGAGGGATCGGACGTCTTCGTGGGAACGTCGATGGACCAGTTGTTCGCGCAGCGCTTCGGCCAGGAGACGCCCATTCCATCGATGCAACTCTGCATCGAGAACGTGGATCAGGCGGGCGGATGCGCCTACGGCTACGCCTGCGTATACACCGACACCCTGAGCTGGGCCTCCCCCACCGAGCCGCTGCCGATGATCCGCGACCCGCGGGTGGCCTTCGACATGCTCTTCGGAGCGGGCGGAACCCCCGAGGCGCGCGCCGAGCGGCGGCAGGCCAACCGCAGCATCCTGGACTGGATCGCGGGCGAGGTGGCCGAGCTGAGGATGGTGCTGGCCGGCGAGGACCGGGTGCGGCTGGAGCAGTACCTGGACAACGTGCGCGAACTCGAGCGCCGCATTCAGATGATCGAGGAGCAGAACGCGAGCGGCCAGGAGCGGGCGCTGCCGGAAGCCCCGGCGGGCGTCCCCGACTCCTTCACCGAGCATCTGCAGCTCATGTTCGACCTGCAGGTGCTGGCCTTCCAGACCGACATGACCCGGGTCTTCACCCTGAAGCTCTCGCGCGACGCCACCAACCGGGTGTATCCGGAGAGCGGCCTGGATCTGCCGTTCCATCCCACGTCGCACCACGGCAACAACCACGAGGAGATCCTCAAGTTCCAGCAGTTCAACGAGTTCTTCACGGGTCAGATGCTGTACCTGCTGGAGAAGATGGACGAGTCGATGGACGGGGACGCGAGCCTGCTCGACCGCAGCATGGTGCTGTACGGATCGCCCATGGGCGACCCCAACGTCCACAACCACCGGCGGGTGCCCATGTTCCTCGCCGGCAAGGCCAACGGCCAGCTCGAGGGCAACCTGCACCTGCACGCCCCCGACGACACGCCCATGGCCAACGTGATGCTCACCATGCTGCACAAGCTTGGGCTGGACGACCTGGAGGACTTCGGGGACAGCACCGGCGAATTCGCACTGTCGCTGCCAGCGGTGGCGGCCGCCGACGCAAGCAGCTCCAGCAGATAG
- a CDS encoding DUF1592 domain-containing protein, which yields MNALSGATAVLGVALMIGASGSGLFTDAPPAPAPPADHAAADSDLPAATLTEVVARYCQVCHNDALLTGNMTLSGFQVEAAAQRAETAERMIRKLRAGMMPPPGMPRPAGDTLLALAETLENTIDDAARRNPNPGGRTFQRLNRAEYAQSVKDLLGLDIDAGEYLPLDTKSANFDNIADVQMLSPTLLEAYLNAASEISRLAIGDREASPREVAYKVEKRASQLVHVEGTPYGSRGGIAINHTFPADGEYVFWMQFHGVGGRATGEKIEVSFDGERVALLDVNLRGGTENEQQGREMVTDPIFVRAGPRSVSASFVRTFEGPVEEVRAPLGRAVNSGWPDLALTTVPHLREFAVRGPNNVTGVSETPSRQKIFSCRPTSPEEAPTCARSIFSRLATDAYRRPATESDIADLMAFYEIGADEGGFERGIRFALQALLASPHFVFRFEEPPSGTRAGEQYELDGAAVASRLSFFLWGSPPDDELMEAARRGRLDDEDELERQVQRMLADPRSEALSTRFASQWLRLQDLDKVAPDIYTFPYFDLTLSDAMRRETELFFQNLVQEDRSLLEILTADYTFVNERLAAHYGIPDVAGNSFRRVAYPDDRRSGLLGQGSILMLTSMANRTSPVLRGKWVMEVLLDSPPPPPPPDVPALEATEGTEEGKVLTTRERMEKHRASPVCQACHQFMDPIGLALDNFDVTGEWRVREYGMPLDTRGTFYDGTTVASPGDLRDVLLKRPIPIVRAFAKNLMAYALGRRVMHYDQPAIREITREAEANDYRMSSFILGVVQSDAFSMKRTDALLTEETSSN from the coding sequence ATGAATGCACTCTCTGGCGCCACGGCCGTCCTGGGCGTCGCCCTGATGATCGGGGCGAGCGGAAGCGGCTTGTTCACGGACGCCCCTCCCGCTCCGGCACCACCCGCGGACCACGCGGCCGCCGACTCCGACCTCCCCGCCGCCACCCTCACCGAGGTTGTGGCCCGGTACTGCCAGGTCTGCCATAACGACGCGCTCCTGACCGGCAACATGACCCTGTCCGGCTTCCAGGTTGAGGCGGCCGCGCAGAGGGCCGAGACGGCCGAGCGCATGATCCGCAAGCTGCGTGCCGGCATGATGCCCCCGCCCGGCATGCCCCGTCCCGCCGGCGACACCCTGCTGGCCCTGGCCGAGACGCTCGAAAACACCATAGACGATGCCGCGCGCCGCAACCCCAACCCCGGGGGGCGCACCTTCCAGCGCCTCAACCGGGCGGAATACGCGCAGTCGGTGAAGGACCTGCTCGGCCTCGACATCGACGCCGGCGAGTACCTTCCTCTGGACACCAAGAGCGCCAACTTCGACAACATCGCCGACGTGCAGATGCTCTCGCCGACGCTGCTCGAAGCGTACCTCAACGCGGCCAGCGAGATCAGCCGGCTGGCGATCGGAGACCGCGAGGCCTCGCCGCGGGAGGTGGCCTACAAGGTCGAGAAGCGCGCATCGCAGCTCGTCCACGTGGAGGGCACGCCATACGGGTCGCGTGGCGGCATCGCCATCAACCACACCTTCCCGGCGGACGGGGAATACGTGTTCTGGATGCAGTTCCACGGCGTGGGCGGCAGGGCGACCGGCGAGAAGATCGAGGTCTCCTTCGACGGCGAGCGGGTGGCCCTCCTGGACGTGAACCTGCGCGGAGGAACGGAGAACGAGCAGCAGGGCCGGGAGATGGTCACCGACCCCATCTTCGTGCGCGCCGGTCCCCGCAGCGTTTCCGCCTCGTTCGTCAGGACCTTCGAGGGGCCGGTGGAGGAAGTGCGCGCGCCTCTCGGCCGCGCCGTCAACAGCGGCTGGCCCGACCTGGCGCTCACCACGGTGCCGCACCTGCGCGAGTTCGCGGTGCGTGGCCCCAACAACGTTACGGGCGTATCGGAGACGCCGAGCCGGCAGAAGATCTTCAGTTGCCGTCCAACCTCTCCGGAAGAGGCGCCCACGTGCGCCCGCAGCATCTTCTCGCGCCTGGCCACCGACGCCTACCGGCGTCCCGCCACCGAGAGCGACATCGCCGACCTGATGGCCTTCTACGAGATCGGAGCCGATGAGGGAGGTTTCGAACGCGGCATTCGCTTCGCGCTTCAGGCGCTGCTGGCCAGCCCGCACTTCGTCTTCCGCTTCGAGGAGCCGCCCTCGGGCACGCGCGCCGGCGAGCAATACGAGCTCGACGGGGCCGCCGTCGCCTCGCGGCTGTCCTTCTTCCTCTGGGGCTCTCCTCCGGATGACGAGCTGATGGAGGCGGCGCGCCGCGGGAGGCTCGACGACGAGGATGAACTCGAGCGACAGGTGCAGCGCATGCTGGCGGATCCCCGCTCCGAAGCGCTCTCGACCCGCTTCGCATCGCAGTGGCTGCGCCTGCAGGACCTGGACAAGGTGGCGCCGGACATCTACACCTTCCCATACTTCGATCTGACGCTGTCGGACGCGATGAGGCGCGAGACGGAACTCTTCTTCCAGAATCTGGTGCAGGAGGACCGCAGCCTGCTCGAAATCCTCACCGCGGACTACACCTTCGTGAACGAGCGGCTCGCCGCCCACTACGGCATCCCCGATGTCGCAGGCAACAGCTTCCGGCGCGTCGCGTACCCGGACGACCGCCGCAGCGGGCTCCTCGGGCAGGGCAGCATCCTCATGCTCACCTCGATGGCGAACCGCACGTCGCCCGTGCTGCGCGGCAAGTGGGTCATGGAAGTGCTTCTGGACTCCCCGCCTCCGCCTCCTCCGCCCGACGTTCCGGCGCTCGAGGCCACCGAAGGCACCGAGGAGGGCAAGGTCCTGACCACGCGCGAGCGCATGGAGAAGCATCGGGCCAGCCCGGTGTGCCAGGCCTGCCACCAGTTCATGGATCCCATCGGGCTGGCGCTCGACAACTTCGACGTGACCGGGGAGTGGCGGGTGCGCGAGTACGGGATGCCGCTCGACACCCGCGGCACCTTCTACGACGGAACCACCGTGGCGAGCCCGGGCGACCTGCGCGACGTGCTCCTCAAACGCCCCATTCCGATCGTGCGCGCCTTTGCCAAGAACCTGATGGCGTACGCGCTCGGGCGCCGCGTCATGCATTACGACCAGCCTGCGATCCGCGAGATCACGCGCGAGGCGGAGGCCAACGACTACCGGATGTCGTCGTTCATACTGGGCGTGGTCCAGAGCGACGCATTCTCCATGAAGCGTACGGATGCGCTCCTCACGGAGGAGACGTCATCCAACTGA